Genomic DNA from Perca fluviatilis chromosome 12, GENO_Pfluv_1.0, whole genome shotgun sequence:
TTAAGAAATAATGAGGGCAAAACATTTCTGTCATTTACAGAGACAAAGATGTGCATGTTTTGTACTCACCTCCAACAATATGAAACACTGCTCCGGCAAAAAGCAGTTTGTCCTTGGTATTATCAGCTCCACCAATATAAGTGCACTCCATCCCAACAAAGCAAAGTACTACACCAATGAATCCAAGAACTAACCCGCATAGCAGCAATCCTCGTACTCCCTGTATTAAAGCTgtgagaaacaaaaagaaaaagttcaggcaagaaaaaaatgaaaaagttcaATTTTTAGAACAGTGTTCAATTTCAGAACCGAAAAGAAGCTGATTTGCGTTTGAAAAAGAATCTCTTTGGAGAACATCCAAAGCTCTTTATATTCACTAGAGTTAGTAGACACATAGAGAAGAACCATAAAGCCAGCTGCCTGACCCagtgatattaataaacatacagtagcaATAGCTAGTTTTTTACACATTAGCAACCAAACCTACTGatcataccagaccaagtaaaGCTGCAGTGGCAAAataacaaagtggtattttattgcttatgaattcaacttttcatttattttttcaaaggtCACACAGTCTGACATAGCACTGCTGTAAACTCAGTGCCATTGTGAACACTTATCCATAACTGTGCTATGCTCTGCCTGTTGAATTACAGTTCTGCAAATCGTTCTATTCATTCAAAGTAAAAGACTGACAGAGATAGTATTAGAAACATTACTACTGAGGTAAATGCAAAATGTGAAGCACTTACGTGTGACATTCCGGACCACAGGGAAGTCTCTACAGGTGATGACAGACGTGGCATCTGTGTAACAATCCTTCCACAGGCTGGACGCATACCAGGCCACTTTGATAACAAATGGGCCTCCTTGTCCTCCTATTTGAGAGACCTTCCAAAAGTCCATTCCAATGGTGCACAGCACAAACAGCCATCCCAGTGATGAAATCAAGAAGCCAAATATTTGGATCAGACGTTTCCTCATTTCTGAAATCACTAAATTAAACCAGGTAGTGTCCACTCAGTTGGGTAGAAGcacaaaacacattaaaagtCAACTCGGTGGTAAACAGGATCATGAGTTATTTCCTGCGTCAGGACAGAATGACATTGTGCCTGTGCCATGCGCCATTAGTGTTTATGAGGGCTATGTACAATTGTGTGAGATGTTTACTGTAAACTTTCTGGAGTCTGCCACCCACTTGAAAGCATT
This window encodes:
- the LOC120570204 gene encoding claudin-10, producing MRKRLIQIFGFLISSLGWLFVLCTIGMDFWKVSQIGGQGGPFVIKVAWYASSLWKDCYTDATSVITCRDFPVVRNVTPLIQGVRGLLLCGLVLGFIGVVLCFVGMECTYIGGADNTKDKLLFAGAVFHIVGGVSDVSAYCLYINRINRKTFHATFGTGEIRYDLGTPIFLGLVGCFLILLGAVSYAVTVYRVLCPGSKVDYAYGGGTYMAPRSRGRTLYTGYYKPSRQNGSYMGSGPSTISKISKLSQTRPMKMSERDAFV